The following are from one region of the Alkalimarinus sediminis genome:
- a CDS encoding DUF1244 domain-containing protein has product MTDSKNDTPDNAVTEIEAAVFRRLLKHLDERKDAQNIDLMNLAGFCRNCLSKWYVAEAEARGVQVDYDAARERVYGEPYADWKAKYQQEATAEQLEKFKESHKH; this is encoded by the coding sequence GTGACCGATAGTAAAAATGATACCCCCGATAACGCTGTCACCGAGATTGAAGCCGCTGTTTTTCGCCGTTTGTTAAAACATCTCGATGAGCGAAAAGATGCCCAGAATATCGACTTGATGAATTTAGCGGGTTTTTGCAGAAACTGTTTATCAAAGTGGTATGTCGCAGAAGCCGAGGCGAGGGGAGTACAGGTCGACTATGATGCCGCAAGAGAGCGGGTTTATGGGGAGCCCTATGCTGACTGGAAAGCAAAATATCAACAAGAGGCCACTGCTGAGCAGCTTGAAAAATTTAAAGAGTCTCACAAGCACTAG
- a CDS encoding alpha/beta hydrolase, which produces MNRAMLIKSFIRLGIKFVPNELPAYRFFSGGGHLLFRPPKNFQIDATRVDDIPVLWVNHKTECSSRVILYLHGGGYAIGSNRTHLELAARIAREAKSQMLMVEYRLAPEHPYPAGLNDALKVYQYLLGERVSPDKIVIAGDSAGGGLTVALLQALRDKNIPMPAAAVCLSPWLDLSCSISSLSKTLKSDPLISPKRIRFFAKHYAGANDRTQPGLSPFFGELDNLPPMLIQVGGDEILLPECKLFTKRANKLGSVVELQVWPGMFHVWQFAASILPEGQQAIQKIGSFIREASPV; this is translated from the coding sequence ATGAATCGCGCCATGTTAATCAAGTCTTTTATTCGACTGGGAATAAAGTTTGTGCCAAACGAGCTGCCCGCTTATCGGTTTTTCTCAGGTGGCGGTCATCTTTTATTTCGCCCTCCTAAAAACTTTCAAATAGATGCTACCCGAGTAGATGATATCCCGGTACTTTGGGTAAACCATAAAACTGAGTGTAGCTCGAGGGTTATTCTCTATCTTCATGGTGGAGGCTATGCGATTGGGTCAAATCGCACTCATCTTGAGTTAGCGGCAAGAATTGCCCGTGAGGCGAAATCTCAAATGTTGATGGTTGAGTATCGTCTGGCCCCAGAGCATCCTTACCCAGCAGGGTTAAACGATGCATTGAAAGTGTACCAGTATCTGCTTGGGGAGCGGGTGTCTCCAGATAAAATTGTGATCGCGGGTGATTCTGCGGGGGGCGGGTTGACGGTTGCGTTATTGCAGGCATTGCGAGACAAGAATATTCCTATGCCAGCTGCTGCCGTTTGTCTATCTCCTTGGCTTGACCTGAGCTGTTCTATTTCTTCGCTGTCAAAAACCTTAAAAAGCGACCCATTGATTAGTCCAAAGCGTATTCGCTTTTTTGCTAAGCATTATGCTGGCGCGAATGACCGAACTCAGCCCGGATTGTCGCCATTTTTTGGTGAGTTAGATAACTTGCCGCCGATGCTTATTCAAGTGGGGGGTGATGAAATACTATTGCCAGAGTGTAAGCTATTTACTAAAAGAGCGAATAAGTTAGGTTCGGTGGTAGAGTTGCAAGTCTGGCCAGGTATGTTTCATGTCTGGCAGTTTGCTGCAAGTATTTTGCCCGAAGGGCAACAGGCGATACAAAAAATCGGGTCGTTTATTAGAGAGGCATCACCGGTCTAA
- a CDS encoding efflux RND transporter permease subunit, with protein sequence MINQFAGSLVKYRAWYALLSLILIVALGGGLASLHFESDYKIFFSDDNPQLLAHESNQETYTKSDNITFVIAPKDEAVFTPDTLSSIKQLTDAAWKMPYSSRVDSITNYQHTWVEEDDLVVEDFVLNPDAISLDRLNELKAIALSEPQLVNYLISSRAHATAVSVNLNLPELMAEADEATVEVVEYSRALRDKIEADNPNLKIYLIGQTVVNNTFNEMSTQDMTQLIPIMFLVIVVLLQAILRSVVGTISTVVVIGVSVLVTQGFMGWVGYAVNQVNVMSPIIILTLAVCDCVHILNNYLFNLSRGDERIAAMKESLSLNFQPILLTSLTTAIGFVSMNFSDSPPFQELGNISAFGVMAAFVFSMTLFPFIVLLLPMKARPIAKMSNSSKLTDSIAQFAISRYNLLFWGLLVFAIILVSFMFKNELNDDTVEYFHEDVPFRQAADYTQQNLTGFDMISYSLKSGESNGVNDPAYLAKVEAFSQWYLSQPEVVHVSSFTDVIKRLNRNMHNDDPEWYRLPDNRELAAQYILLYEMSLPFGLDLNNQIDSDKSSLLLTVRVKDQKAQQLIDLDLRAQQWLMENAPEMVTPGASVSIMFAHIGQRNIDSMLTGSLVALILVTLTLLVALRSFKYGLLSLLPNAFPAGMAFGIWGIFDGEVNLAVAVIFAVTLGIVVDDTVHFITKYIRARKIHGHDAKQSIEYAFTVVGKAIITTTVVLAAGFFVLAFSSFDVNASMGLMVGITIIIALIWDFLFLPSLLIKVDSIKQTEQTTAIMKEATS encoded by the coding sequence ATGATTAATCAATTTGCAGGCTCTCTTGTTAAATATAGAGCTTGGTATGCTCTGTTGAGCTTGATTCTCATTGTTGCATTGGGAGGCGGCTTAGCTTCTTTGCACTTTGAAAGCGACTACAAAATCTTCTTTAGTGATGATAACCCTCAGTTGCTTGCTCATGAGAGTAATCAAGAGACCTACACCAAAAGCGATAATATTACTTTTGTTATTGCGCCTAAAGATGAAGCTGTTTTCACACCGGACACCCTTTCAAGCATTAAGCAGCTGACCGATGCGGCCTGGAAAATGCCATACTCTTCCAGAGTTGATTCGATTACCAACTATCAGCACACCTGGGTAGAAGAAGATGATCTGGTGGTCGAAGATTTTGTGCTTAACCCAGACGCAATATCTCTTGATCGTTTAAATGAACTAAAAGCAATCGCACTGTCTGAACCTCAGTTGGTCAATTACCTCATCTCCAGTCGAGCACATGCAACAGCGGTATCCGTTAATCTTAACTTACCCGAGTTGATGGCTGAGGCCGATGAAGCAACCGTAGAGGTGGTAGAGTACTCGCGGGCATTGAGAGATAAGATTGAGGCTGATAACCCAAACCTAAAGATATATCTGATTGGCCAGACGGTGGTGAATAACACCTTTAATGAGATGTCGACCCAGGATATGACTCAACTAATACCGATCATGTTTCTGGTGATTGTGGTTCTATTGCAGGCTATTTTACGCTCTGTAGTGGGGACTATCAGTACCGTGGTGGTAATTGGTGTAAGTGTATTAGTTACCCAGGGTTTTATGGGTTGGGTGGGTTATGCCGTTAACCAAGTTAATGTCATGAGCCCCATTATTATATTAACGCTGGCGGTGTGTGATTGCGTCCATATTTTAAATAACTATTTATTCAATCTCTCTCGTGGTGATGAGCGAATAGCGGCGATGAAAGAGAGTTTATCACTTAACTTTCAGCCTATTCTATTAACCAGTTTAACCACCGCAATCGGCTTTGTGAGTATGAACTTTAGTGACTCTCCACCGTTTCAAGAGTTAGGAAATATTTCGGCATTCGGTGTGATGGCAGCATTTGTTTTTAGTATGACGCTATTTCCTTTTATTGTTCTACTGCTGCCAATGAAAGCGCGACCAATAGCAAAAATGTCAAACTCAAGCAAACTCACTGACAGTATCGCTCAGTTCGCGATTAGTCGTTATAACCTATTATTTTGGGGGTTGTTGGTCTTTGCGATTATTCTCGTCAGCTTTATGTTCAAAAATGAGTTGAATGACGATACGGTTGAGTACTTTCATGAGGATGTGCCTTTTCGGCAGGCTGCGGATTATACCCAGCAGAATCTAACCGGCTTCGATATGATCTCATACTCGCTGAAAAGTGGTGAAAGCAATGGCGTTAATGATCCCGCATATCTTGCGAAGGTAGAAGCGTTCTCACAGTGGTATCTCTCTCAGCCAGAGGTTGTGCATGTAAGTAGCTTTACCGATGTGATTAAGCGACTCAACCGAAATATGCATAATGATGACCCAGAGTGGTATCGTCTTCCTGATAATCGTGAACTAGCCGCCCAATATATTCTGCTGTATGAAATGTCGCTACCATTTGGCTTAGATCTAAATAATCAAATTGATAGTGATAAATCGTCACTGCTATTAACGGTTCGTGTGAAAGACCAAAAAGCGCAGCAACTTATTGACCTTGATCTACGTGCTCAGCAATGGTTGATGGAGAACGCACCCGAGATGGTCACACCGGGTGCTAGTGTGTCGATCATGTTTGCCCATATCGGTCAGCGTAATATTGATAGTATGCTGACAGGGTCTTTAGTGGCCTTGATACTTGTGACTCTTACCTTATTGGTTGCGTTGCGATCATTTAAATATGGGTTGTTAAGTCTTCTCCCAAATGCCTTCCCCGCGGGCATGGCATTTGGTATTTGGGGTATCTTCGATGGTGAAGTAAACCTTGCCGTAGCGGTTATTTTTGCCGTCACACTGGGGATCGTAGTAGACGATACGGTGCACTTTATTACTAAATATATTCGAGCCAGAAAAATACATGGTCATGATGCTAAGCAATCGATCGAGTACGCTTTTACAGTGGTGGGTAAGGCGATTATTACGACGACAGTTGTATTGGCTGCAGGGTTCTTTGTCTTGGCATTTTCTAGCTTTGATGTGAATGCGTCGATGGGGTTAATGGTAGGTATCACCATTATCATTGCGTTAATTTGGGACTTCTTGTTCTTGCCCTCACTGCTTATTAAAGTTGATAGCATTAAGCAAACTGAGCAAACAACTGCAATCATGAAAGAAGCAACCAGCTAA
- a CDS encoding HD-GYP domain-containing protein, producing MNKNTPFSNTNEKSTKLIEVKLPADCLEIGMHVTRLDRPWTEVPVLLQGLTINSFEDVDLLRTHCNHVFIEIDEEFWLEKGSNTSKEDKAKHYPGFRERKAFREELPRAKLTLEETRSHVEDILDSIERDDGIDITKSRAVISSCVKSILANANALLWLSQIKDQDHYTAEHCMRVGILAIAFGRFLDMDEKELELLGLSGMLHDVGKMKIPKDILNKPSRLTRIEFDIMRQHTTFGKEILETYKDLEPMIKDVAHYHHERIDGKGYPEKIHGGYLHKYIRMITIVDAYDAITSNRSYKAGSPAFDALKILFSERGKHFDTELVEAFIRMVGVYPPGTLVELTNGEVGIVISANTESRLRPKIELVLTANKKNRPPYIINLLDDVLDESGEVYAVKTGLANGTYGINVKDYTQI from the coding sequence ATGAACAAAAACACCCCATTTTCCAATACCAATGAAAAGAGTACTAAGCTGATCGAAGTAAAGCTTCCTGCAGACTGCTTGGAAATTGGTATGCATGTAACACGGTTGGACCGACCTTGGACAGAGGTTCCTGTGTTACTACAAGGACTCACCATTAATTCGTTCGAAGACGTCGACCTATTAAGAACCCATTGTAACCATGTGTTCATTGAGATAGATGAAGAGTTCTGGCTTGAAAAAGGGAGTAATACTAGCAAAGAAGATAAAGCCAAGCATTACCCTGGTTTTCGAGAGAGAAAGGCGTTCAGAGAAGAGCTGCCTCGAGCCAAATTGACACTCGAAGAAACTCGATCTCACGTCGAAGATATATTAGATTCCATCGAACGCGACGATGGCATTGACATTACGAAGTCCCGAGCAGTTATCTCGAGTTGTGTAAAAAGCATACTCGCCAATGCAAATGCTTTACTTTGGCTTAGTCAAATCAAAGATCAAGATCACTATACCGCTGAACATTGTATGCGTGTTGGCATCTTAGCAATCGCCTTTGGTCGCTTCTTAGACATGGATGAGAAAGAGCTTGAATTACTCGGATTGAGCGGCATGCTTCACGATGTGGGAAAAATGAAAATTCCCAAAGATATTCTCAACAAGCCTTCTCGCTTAACCCGAATCGAATTCGACATTATGAGGCAGCACACCACATTCGGAAAAGAGATTCTTGAAACGTATAAAGACCTTGAACCGATGATTAAAGATGTCGCACATTATCACCATGAACGCATAGACGGCAAAGGCTACCCTGAGAAAATCCATGGAGGCTACCTCCATAAATATATTCGTATGATCACAATTGTTGATGCATATGATGCGATAACCAGCAACAGAAGCTATAAAGCCGGCAGTCCGGCTTTTGATGCCCTCAAGATTCTTTTTTCAGAACGAGGTAAGCACTTCGATACAGAACTAGTTGAAGCATTCATAAGAATGGTCGGTGTATATCCTCCTGGAACACTAGTCGAATTGACAAATGGCGAGGTAGGGATTGTTATTTCAGCCAATACAGAATCACGCTTGAGACCTAAAATTGAATTAGTATTGACTGCAAACAAAAAGAACCGCCCTCCCTATATTATTAACCTACTCGATGATGTTTTAGATGAGTCAGGCGAGGTTTACGCCGTTAAAACGGGGCTGGCAAATGGTACCTACGGTATAAATGTCAAAGATTACACCCAAATATAA
- the trhA gene encoding PAQR family membrane homeostasis protein TrhA produces MKPQSALPLKTATTDSQDEAYSAAEEIANSFTHGAGAVLSVIGLIMLLAYAGPMNDPWKVVSFSIYGISLVSLYMASTLYHSAKCPKRRAKYMMFDHCAIYLLIAGSYTPFLLVNMRDSVGWPMFAAVWGIAAVGILLKIAFKHRFHNLRLATYLIMGWLVVLAGSDLVESLASGGLALLIAGGLTYTLGVIFYVGDRIPFNHAIWHLFVLGGSACHYFAVYYYVLPVA; encoded by the coding sequence ATGAAGCCACAGTCAGCATTACCCCTTAAAACTGCCACCACAGACTCGCAAGATGAGGCTTACTCAGCCGCTGAAGAGATCGCAAACAGTTTTACTCATGGCGCTGGTGCTGTCCTGAGCGTCATTGGTTTGATCATGTTACTCGCTTATGCAGGGCCTATGAATGACCCCTGGAAGGTGGTCAGTTTTAGTATTTATGGCATCAGCTTAGTTTCGCTATACATGGCATCTACTCTCTACCACAGTGCTAAATGCCCCAAGCGTAGAGCAAAATATATGATGTTTGACCACTGCGCGATCTACCTTTTAATTGCAGGCTCTTATACACCATTTTTACTGGTCAATATGAGGGACAGCGTAGGTTGGCCGATGTTTGCTGCCGTCTGGGGGATCGCAGCAGTAGGAATTCTTCTAAAAATTGCATTTAAACATCGTTTTCATAATCTTAGATTGGCTACCTACCTGATCATGGGGTGGCTCGTTGTTCTGGCAGGTTCAGACTTAGTGGAATCGCTCGCCTCAGGAGGGTTAGCTCTACTCATTGCCGGCGGTCTCACCTATACACTCGGTGTTATTTTTTATGTAGGAGATCGCATTCCATTCAACCATGCGATATGGCATCTATTCGTGCTCGGTGGCAGCGCCTGTCACTACTTTGCAGTCTATTATTACGTCTTACCGGTGGCGTAA
- a CDS encoding rhodanese-like domain-containing protein: protein MVQSPQSQYGIYQIVSFLLLSIVSLGLSANVTTIPQQTLLDNIANNTPMLILDVRTPEEYAAGHVPNAVNIPHTEIKQQASLIAQAASEGKQIVVYCRSGRRAGYAERVLQSSGIKALQHLEGDMNAWTQNRHPIEQ from the coding sequence ATGGTTCAATCACCTCAATCTCAATATGGGATTTACCAAATAGTCTCTTTTCTATTGTTGTCGATAGTCAGTCTTGGCTTGTCGGCAAATGTCACCACCATACCTCAACAGACACTACTGGATAACATCGCCAATAATACCCCCATGTTAATCTTGGATGTTAGAACACCTGAGGAGTATGCCGCGGGTCATGTGCCTAACGCGGTTAATATCCCCCATACCGAAATAAAACAACAAGCGTCGCTTATTGCTCAGGCCGCCAGTGAAGGTAAACAGATTGTTGTCTATTGTCGCAGCGGACGACGCGCAGGCTACGCTGAGAGAGTGTTGCAGTCATCAGGCATTAAGGCGCTGCAGCATCTTGAAGGTGATATGAATGCATGGACACAAAATAGACACCCTATTGAGCAATAG
- a CDS encoding DMT family transporter yields the protein MSIPAAYAAVVIVWSTTPLGVVWSSESVPPVMAALLRMSIAAVVGFIILKWRRIPLPWNKQAVHIYGCSVLGVFGAMLCTYLAAKSISSGLISVIFGLSPLVSGLLAQRILGDKTFTKMRWVATFVALIGLLIVCANDLSIEGKGYSGIALILTAVLLFSTSGVLVKRSSANLHPFATTVGALLLSIPLYMVSMLVLDTPVAISEWGARSLASIVYLALFGSLVGFVSYFYVLQKLSPSTVALVTLITPVFAIILGALLNNEAIGLSLMIGASCIVSGLMIYHWGDLILSRVSANRI from the coding sequence ATGTCTATTCCTGCAGCCTATGCTGCTGTCGTTATTGTTTGGTCTACAACACCTCTTGGAGTTGTGTGGAGTAGTGAGTCTGTACCACCTGTGATGGCAGCGCTTTTGCGTATGTCCATTGCGGCCGTAGTGGGTTTTATCATCCTGAAGTGGCGACGCATACCTCTACCATGGAACAAACAGGCAGTGCATATTTATGGCTGTTCAGTGTTAGGCGTGTTTGGGGCAATGCTGTGCACCTATCTTGCGGCCAAGTCCATATCTTCGGGGCTGATATCGGTGATATTTGGTTTATCTCCTCTGGTTTCGGGTTTGCTTGCACAGCGTATTTTGGGTGATAAAACCTTTACTAAAATGCGTTGGGTGGCAACGTTTGTGGCTTTGATCGGTTTGCTGATTGTATGTGCAAACGACCTGAGTATAGAGGGGAAAGGCTATAGCGGAATTGCTCTTATCTTAACGGCTGTGTTGCTGTTTAGTACCAGTGGCGTGTTGGTAAAGCGAAGCAGTGCTAATCTTCATCCGTTTGCCACAACAGTAGGGGCTCTTTTGTTATCGATACCGCTTTACATGGTGAGTATGTTAGTGCTTGATACGCCTGTAGCGATATCTGAGTGGGGAGCTAGGTCTCTGGCCTCGATTGTCTATCTGGCACTATTTGGTTCGTTGGTAGGGTTTGTTTCATACTTTTATGTATTGCAAAAACTATCGCCCAGTACGGTTGCATTGGTAACGCTGATCACGCCTGTGTTTGCGATTATTTTGGGGGCACTATTAAACAACGAGGCGATAGGCTTATCGTTAATGATAGGGGCTAGTTGTATTGTATCGGGCTTGATGATTTATCATTGGGGTGACTTAATATTAAGTCGAGTAAGTGCGAACCGTATTTGA
- a CDS encoding substrate-binding periplasmic protein: MKRLSVLGSNHRAFKCSKLIAMFVGLLLISVQVDVQAKPLHVVTFVEKPLIYQKSGEPVGVVVDVVKELFRQAGVEYKLRLMPPKRALLTTAETDSFCVFPIARSQEREARFQWVSPVLISRHGLFSHPDKAIKLRTLEDAKPYKLGSYLGSGAGEYLENSGFKVEYAGRNELNARKLLKKRIDLWVSDIESARFLIRDERLPIAEPELVFFTTVRAMACNPGVDSAVVKRLQQTITQMYRSGDVEKIYRTNN; this comes from the coding sequence ATGAAGAGGCTATCCGTGCTTGGCAGTAACCATAGGGCATTCAAGTGCTCAAAATTAATTGCGATGTTTGTTGGGTTGCTGTTGATAAGTGTTCAAGTAGATGTGCAAGCCAAGCCGCTTCATGTCGTGACATTTGTCGAAAAGCCTTTAATTTACCAAAAAAGCGGTGAGCCTGTTGGTGTTGTGGTGGATGTAGTAAAAGAGCTATTTCGACAAGCGGGCGTTGAGTACAAACTAAGGCTAATGCCCCCTAAAAGAGCGTTATTAACCACCGCGGAAACTGATAGTTTTTGTGTGTTCCCTATTGCACGAAGCCAAGAAAGGGAGGCTCGTTTTCAATGGGTTAGCCCTGTTTTAATCTCAAGACATGGCTTATTTAGCCACCCAGACAAGGCGATAAAGTTAAGAACTCTCGAAGATGCAAAGCCTTATAAGCTAGGTAGTTATCTTGGCAGTGGTGCAGGGGAATATCTTGAAAACTCAGGATTCAAAGTTGAATATGCTGGCCGTAATGAGCTTAATGCACGAAAACTCTTAAAGAAACGCATTGATTTGTGGGTGTCGGATATTGAGTCGGCAAGGTTCTTGATTCGTGATGAACGACTACCAATTGCCGAGCCGGAATTAGTGTTTTTTACCACCGTTAGAGCAATGGCCTGTAACCCAGGCGTTGACTCGGCTGTGGTAAAAAGGCTTCAGCAAACAATTACCCAAATGTATCGTAGTGGTGATGTAGAAAAAATATACCGTACCAACAATTGA
- a CDS encoding ABC transporter substrate-binding protein — protein MAATDDQENELAAKKWLETEFNVSTLTPAQQMEEMRWFIQAAKPFKGMTIRVVSERIDTHAYESHVLTRSFSEITGINVVHELTGEDDVIKKLQTQIQTGVNLYDAYINDSDLIGYHYRSGETVVLSDYMLGEGKDVTLPTLDLDDFIGISFTEAPDGRIYQLPDQQFANLYWYRHDWFSRPDLQQRFKQRYGYELGVPRNWSAYEDIAEFFTVHVKEIDGERIWGHMDYAKTDPSLGWRMSDAWLSMAGAGDKGLPNGYPVDEWGIRVIGCQPVGASVKRGGAVDGPAAVYAVSKFVEWLDKYAPPEAKELNFTEAGKWVAKGNIAQQVFWYTGFTTSLTKPGLPVVNEDGTPKWRMAPSPRGVYWEHGMKLGYQDAGSWTLLKNTPSKRRDAAWLYAQFVVSKTVSLKKTLVGLTPIRASDIDSSVMTERAPYLGGLVEFYRSKGRDVWTPTGTNVPDYARLSNFWWQFISRAVEGKETVVEALHHLADAMDAEMQQMAEESALQCRPVLNEVESEETWLTREGAPKAKRDEKPKGKTSSYEEAIRAWQ, from the coding sequence ATGGCTGCTACTGACGATCAGGAGAACGAGCTTGCTGCCAAAAAGTGGCTAGAGACTGAGTTTAATGTCTCTACTCTTACGCCTGCACAGCAAATGGAGGAAATGCGCTGGTTTATTCAAGCGGCTAAGCCTTTCAAAGGGATGACTATTCGGGTGGTGTCGGAGCGTATTGATACCCATGCCTATGAGTCCCATGTGTTGACTCGGTCCTTTAGTGAAATCACCGGCATTAATGTCGTGCATGAATTGACTGGAGAAGACGACGTTATTAAAAAGCTCCAAACCCAAATTCAAACTGGAGTGAACTTATATGATGCCTACATCAATGACAGCGATCTGATTGGTTACCACTATCGCTCTGGTGAAACGGTGGTGCTAAGCGATTACATGCTAGGAGAGGGTAAAGACGTTACGTTACCAACTCTCGATTTAGATGATTTTATTGGCATCTCATTTACCGAAGCCCCCGATGGCCGGATCTATCAACTGCCAGACCAGCAATTTGCCAACCTATACTGGTATCGTCATGACTGGTTTTCGCGCCCAGACTTACAGCAACGATTCAAACAGCGTTACGGTTATGAGCTGGGTGTACCGAGAAACTGGAGTGCTTATGAAGATATTGCCGAGTTCTTTACGGTTCATGTAAAAGAGATCGATGGCGAGCGAATATGGGGCCATATGGACTATGCCAAGACAGACCCTTCGCTAGGATGGCGGATGTCTGATGCCTGGTTATCAATGGCGGGAGCGGGAGATAAAGGTTTACCTAACGGTTACCCTGTCGATGAGTGGGGGATTAGGGTTATCGGTTGCCAACCCGTAGGTGCATCGGTAAAGCGTGGCGGCGCGGTTGATGGCCCGGCAGCGGTGTATGCAGTCAGTAAATTTGTCGAATGGCTTGATAAGTATGCGCCACCCGAAGCGAAAGAACTGAACTTTACCGAAGCTGGCAAGTGGGTTGCAAAAGGGAATATTGCGCAGCAGGTGTTTTGGTATACCGGCTTTACTACCTCATTAACTAAGCCAGGGCTACCGGTTGTTAACGAAGATGGCACACCGAAATGGCGCATGGCGCCGTCCCCTCGTGGTGTTTATTGGGAGCACGGTATGAAGCTCGGCTACCAGGATGCGGGCTCCTGGACCTTGCTAAAAAACACACCCTCTAAACGGCGTGATGCTGCATGGTTATATGCTCAGTTTGTCGTTTCGAAAACGGTTTCATTAAAAAAGACACTCGTGGGTTTAACGCCCATTAGAGCTTCTGATATCGACTCATCGGTGATGACTGAGCGGGCGCCTTATTTAGGTGGGCTAGTCGAGTTTTATCGTAGCAAAGGTCGGGATGTATGGACGCCAACAGGCACTAATGTGCCTGATTATGCTCGGCTGTCGAATTTTTGGTGGCAGTTTATTTCCCGTGCAGTTGAAGGAAAAGAAACAGTCGTTGAGGCTTTACACCATCTTGCAGATGCAATGGATGCAGAGATGCAGCAGATGGCTGAAGAGTCAGCATTACAATGTAGGCCGGTTCTTAACGAAGTTGAAAGCGAAGAAACTTGGTTGACACGAGAAGGTGCGCCAAAAGCGAAACGAGATGAAAAGCCCAAAGGGAAAACTTCCAGTTATGAAGAGGCTATCCGTGCTTGGCAGTAA
- a CDS encoding TMEM165/GDT1 family protein: MFASLASTFLLIFLAEFGDKSQLVCMLLASRHRGLPVFLGALTAFAILNILAVTIGAAAAQLISEFWLSVFVIALFSFFGIKSLLETEDDDGAIDEKPGHTVFITTFLMIFVAELGDKTQLTIAALAAAHQPISVYIGATLALAATTLIGIIGGRWVTQHISTTTLHRVSGGLFLAFAVWTTYTLF; this comes from the coding sequence ATGTTCGCGTCACTAGCCTCTACTTTTCTATTAATATTTCTCGCGGAGTTTGGTGATAAAAGCCAGCTGGTTTGTATGCTATTAGCCAGTCGTCATAGAGGCCTACCGGTATTCCTTGGTGCTTTGACCGCTTTCGCGATCCTGAATATTCTGGCAGTGACCATTGGCGCTGCAGCCGCTCAATTAATATCTGAGTTTTGGTTATCTGTTTTTGTCATCGCGCTATTCTCGTTTTTTGGAATCAAGTCACTATTAGAGACAGAAGACGATGATGGAGCGATCGATGAAAAGCCTGGCCACACCGTCTTTATAACCACCTTTTTAATGATCTTCGTAGCGGAGCTAGGAGATAAAACCCAGCTTACCATTGCGGCTCTCGCTGCGGCACACCAACCTATCAGCGTCTACATCGGTGCCACCCTAGCGCTAGCAGCGACCACACTGATTGGCATAATTGGTGGCCGCTGGGTCACTCAGCATATCAGCACAACCACCCTTCACCGTGTAAGTGGCGGGCTATTCCTCGCATTCGCAGTCTGGACTACTTACACGCTTTTCTAA
- a CDS encoding MerR family transcriptional regulator, with amino-acid sequence MQVSQLAKKAGVSPDTVRFYTKEGLLRPTKSPENGYQNYSTSDFQRLTFARKARQLGFSLKEIQAILEQADNHHSPCPMVRGLFEKHLVKVEQQIEELQSLRRRMLDAVDVWQNMPDGVPDGQTICQLIENWDQHLPEEPQTCMTKDDKGGRHA; translated from the coding sequence ATGCAAGTCAGCCAACTCGCTAAAAAGGCTGGAGTCTCCCCTGACACCGTTCGTTTTTATACCAAAGAAGGACTGCTTCGCCCGACCAAAAGCCCTGAGAATGGTTATCAAAACTACAGTACTTCAGACTTTCAGCGCCTCACATTTGCTCGCAAAGCGAGACAACTGGGGTTTAGCTTAAAAGAGATACAGGCAATACTTGAGCAAGCAGATAATCACCATAGCCCCTGCCCGATGGTTCGTGGCTTGTTCGAAAAGCATCTGGTGAAAGTTGAGCAACAAATCGAAGAGCTCCAATCGCTACGGCGACGAATGTTAGACGCTGTAGATGTATGGCAAAACATGCCTGATGGCGTACCCGATGGCCAGACTATCTGTCAGTTAATAGAGAACTGGGATCAACACCTGCCAGAGGAACCTCAAACCTGCATGACCAAAGATGATAAAGGGGGCCGTCATGCCTAA